The genomic region GCAGAACGCCACACCTGTGGCTGCCCACAGTGAGCACACATGCGCACACGCACACCCGCACCGCTCCCCCACGAACTCAGGGGAACCCCCGCCTCCCGCGGGTCAGCCACCCTGTGTTCAGCCACAGGCGCTCATCTGCTCCGGGCGGGGGAGACGACCCGGAAACCTGGTGAGGAGCCGCCCGCGGGCGCGCTCATCTGCTCCGGGCGGGGGAGACGACCCGGAAACCTGGTGAGGAGCCGCCCGCGCCCAGCGCCCGCGTCGTGGCTGTCCTCCCTCGTCTGCTCTTAGTCCCGCCCACGCCCTGTGCCCACATCGAGGCTGtcctccctcttctcttttttttttttaaagatttatttatttattttaatccccccccccccccgttctctgtgtctatttgctgcgtcttgtttgtccgcttctgttgtcagaggcacgggaagtgtgggcggcgccattcctgggcaggctgcactttctttcgcactgggcggctctccttacggggcgcactccttgtgcgtggggctcccctatacgggggacacccctgtgtggcacggcactccttgcgcgcatcagcactgcgcatgggccagctccacacgggtcaaggaagcccggggtttgaaccgcggacctcccatgtggtagactgacgccctaatcactgggccaagtccatttcccgtcCTCCACCCCTCGTCTGCTCTTAGTCCTGCCCACACCCAGCGCCCGCGTCGTGGCTGtcctcccttgtctgctcttaGTCCTGCCCACGCCCTGCGCAGCAGGCCCTTCCCAGCCCCCGACTCTGGACTGAACGACCATTTTAGCAGACGCCACGTGCATAGAGGCAGGAGAAGCCCGTTGAGAaatggaaggggggggggggtcttgGGCGGGGTCTTGGTTGCTGTCGCAGAGCACGTGCCACGTCCTCTGAGGCGCATGGAGGTGGGACGAGTGAGGGGCCCGTCAGGCGCCATCACTGGCCAGCATCTGTCAGTGGAGTTTCACAGCTTTCTGAGCCTGTCCCCGCGAGATGCCGGGAGCTCGGGAAGCTGTGACCACCAAAGGCTCCGGACGTTGCCCATGTCCTCGGGGCAGCATCGCCCGAGTTGAGAACGACTGCCCCATGGTCAGGGCTTTCAGGGCTCCCTCCCGCAAGAGGCTGCCACCAGGGAGGCCCCCGTGCAGGGCTGGTGGCGTGGGCCCCGATCAGGGCGTCTCCATCTCACCCACAGTCTCCCTACTTGAAAGGGGGTGCAGTGGGGAGTGTACCTGCTTGAACTCGGCGGTCGCGAGTATTGTGTAGAGGCAAAAGGTTTCCTGTTGGGGGAGCACTCGCCCTGCTGGTGCCCGCCCTGCCGCCGGGCCATCTTGTGGCAAAGCTTTCCTGCCTCAGCAGATGCTGCGTGCTTGACTTCCAGGTCCCTGAAGCCTCTGTCTCGGCAGGCACATGGTCTGTCCCCGAGAGCAAACGGGACCTAGTCCTAGCCGGCTGCAGCGAGGACCAGCCACTTGCAGCTTGGAACGGGGCCTCAGCCAGCTGCTCCTGTCCTGCCCCTGGGAGAGTAGGGGTCTTCTCTTACTTGAAGGTGGCAGAAGTAccttgggagggggaggggggatcaTCAGAGTGTTGTCTCGGGAATCCAAGGCCAGGGTCATGGCCAATTTGGAAAGGTAAGCTGGAACTGCTGATTTCATTAGGGGCGTGGGGGCTTTCGTCCCTCTGCCTCCTGGGACCCCTGTCCTGCCACCTGCCGCCTTGGTGTGCTCTCCAGGCAGTGTGCAGACGCGCAGCCCACGGGCCTGGGGTCAGGAGCGTCCTTTCTCACCGTGGTGACGGCTTCCGCTGGGCTCCACCGCAgtcccccctcctctcctgtgGCCGTGCACGTTGGAGTGGAGAGGAAATGTGGGTGGGAACCAGGCAGGTGAGGTGCTAGGTGCCTCCTACGCACTAACTTTCTAGTTATTTCTACCATTTCCATAGCTTGTCAGGGCCACCTTAAACTCACGTGCACCTTTGTTCCATTTAATAAGGTTTCCCTCTATCTAAAACCTTACCTGGTACTTCTTTTTCAGCTGTGGAAGTGACTTTTCCCGCACAGGCCCCCGGTGACAGTCATGCCTGTGAGAGTGCTGTCGAGAAAGGGGTACAGAGCACAGGGGTGACCCTGAAGCAGGAAGCTTTGGAAGGAGAGACTATGTCGGAACCGTGTGTGGAGCCTGCCTCGGCCCCGGGGCTTCTGGGCGTCTGTGAGCGTAAGGGATCAGCAGAGGGACCCAGAGGTGGCCCCGGCGGGCCGCTCATGGGTGAGGAAAGCCGAGAGCCGGGCGGCCACGAGGACAGCGTGTCCAGGCCGGGCATCGCTCGGGACCCAGGCCCCGGGACGCAGCGACGAGGCGGCGGGAAGGGGCGGCCTTACCAGTGTAGCACCTGCGACAGGAGCTTCAAGTGCTACTCGGACGTGGTGAAGCACCAGAGCATCCACTCCGGGGAGAAGCCGTACGAGTGCAGCGACTGCGGCAAGGCCTTCATCCACAGCTCGCACGTGGTCAGGCACCAGCGGACGCACAACGGGGAGCGGCCctacgtgtgcaaggagtgcgggcGCGCCTTCAGCCAGAGCTTCAACCTGATCCGGCACCAGCGCGTGCACACGGGCGAGCGGCCCTTCGAGTGCGCCGAGTGCGGCAAGGCCTTCGGCCAGCGCTCGGACGCCCTCAAGCACCAGCGCGTGCACACCGGGGAGCGGCTGTACGAGTGCGGCGAGTGCGGCAAGGCCTTCATCCACAGCTCCAACGTGGTGCGCCACCAGAGGACGCACCACGGGGAGAACCCCTACGAGTGCCGCGAGTGCGGCAAGGCCTTCAGCCAGAGCTCCAACCTCATCCAGCACCAGCGCGTGCACACGGGCGAGAAGCCCTACGCCTGCCGCGAGTGCGGCCGCGCCTTCAGCCGCAGCTCCTTCCTCAGCGAGCACCGGCGCATCCACACCGGCGAGAAGCCCTACGAGTGCGGCGAGTGCGGCCGCGCCTTCCGGGCGCTCTCGGGCTTCTTCCGGCACCAGCGGGTGCACACGGGCGAGAAGCCCTTCCGCTGCGCCGAGTGCGGCCGCGCCTTCCGCCTGAGCTTCCACCTCATCCAGCACCAGCGGGTGCACAGCCGCGAGTGAGGGGCGCCGCGAGGGCCGCGGGGCGGCAGCAGCGCCACAGCCTCCCCGGCCTCGCGTCCGTGCGCGCCGCTCCCCGTGCAGTAAGGGGGAGAGCTGCCTGGGAGGCCGCCGGCCTGGCCCCGAAGAGCCTGCAGGGAGGCCTGCGGCTGCCTCGCTGCGGGGCAGGCTCAAGTGAGAGGCGCGTTGGCACAGACCAGGGGGAGGACAGGAAACGGAGGCGTCCCCGCGGGGAGGGCGTGCGGGGCCGCGGCCTGGGCTGCTGCCCGCTGCCCCCTGCTTCCGCCCTCCGCGTCCTGCAGCCCCCTCCAGAGCTCCACTACGAGCAGCTGCCCTGCGCAACCCCCGCCTCCTTCAACCGCAGTCAAGCTCTTTCCTTTCCATAGcggtttgcttttattttttcctgaagtataatttacatacggTGAAATGCACAGATCTCAAGCCTTCAACtttatgagttttgacaaacGTAACCTGATTTGACCTTTACAGTCACTGTGCTATCAAGATACAGACTATTTCCGGCCCCAGAAAGTACCCCACGTGCCCCTCAGATCAGCCCACCCTTACTTCCAGAGGTAACTGCTGATCAGGCGTCTGACACTCCAGTTAGTTTTGCTGGTTCTAGaatgctccataaggagagctgtatACTCTTAGGTCTGGCTGTTTTCTCCTGCTTAAAGTTTTTAGATTTATCCAGGTATCAGTAGTACTTTTTTTTATTCTATAGCACTTTTATTGAAAGTCCACAGCCACTTTCTGCCTTGGATCAGAGCTGTGTGTTTATGTCTGTCTCCATCAAACTATGAACTTACAGCCAGGGATGATTTCAGCACAGTGCTGGGCGCAGGATGAGCTCCACAAGCGAAGGAGATATCGAGGGCAGTGGTTTAGTGTCCTAGGCTACACCAAGCAGATATTCTGACCTGGGTCAGGTCTAGGCAGTAGtgtttatttgcttattgttttgaggctaagaagtgtccagatcaaggcgtcttcaaggtgatgctttcttcctgaaaactggctGCTGTGagctcctctgccacgtggcaaggcgtGTGGCGGTGCCTGCTGggctcccccttctcttccaggttctgttgctttcagctgcTGTGGCGCGCTCTGTCTCTCTgttcataaaggactcctgtaaggGGTTGGCGCCGTCCTGAATGCAGCGGGCCACGCCTTCACTGAAAGAGCCTGGCCAGAAGGCCCCGCTTACAGCGGGTTTACGCCCTTAGGAATGGACTAACGTAGGACCTGCTTTTTCTGGGGTACGTGCAGCTCCAAACCCCCACACTCCCCTCTCGACCTCAAAAACATAATGTTCTTTCTTGGGGCAAATACagtcattccatcacaatatcccaaagccttaaatcattttggtaacaCTGCAAGTaccatgtggtctgtcctggggtaCAATTCCCCGcggtctgtggacctgtgaaagtTAGAGAACCAGTTGTCTGCTTCTAGCATACATCGGAGGGACAGGCATaaagtaaacatttccattccagaaggggggaattggaaggaaaatgggtCACAGCTCCCAAGCAATTCCCAAACCCTGCAGGGCTACTTCATTAGATTCCAAGGTCTGAGGGTCGTCTCTGAACAATGTTTTGCCCCCTAGGCCTGATGGGGCGGCAGCGCCACACTTCACGAGTGCTTGCACAGTAGCTGAGCGCTCCCTGAATATGGAGGTGAAGGTTCCACTCATCAAACACTGAGGTGGGGCCAGGCCCGCCACAGTCCCCCAAGGATCAGGAAACTGGGATGGTGGCACCTTCCTGAATGGCAGGCCAAAGGCCTGCCCCCTCCAGGTGCCCGCAGACCCCCTTCCACCGACGTGGGTCGCTcgctctcttggcccaagaagatgtccTTGGTCCAAACCTCAGTTTACTTTTGAAgtcttttcctttaatctgtcCCTTACCTGTCCCtgttagtccaggctggcagtggttccgtTTATACAGGTCTCATGAAAAACTTGCTGGTTTCACGTTAGTACACAGGGGTCCTATAGCtatttgacatagttatgaattccaaaaataagtcTTGGATCGTTTGTTAACTGGTAAATTAGGgctttgggccatgtcagtagggtgttgagtccccaccccttggtggggactcaggcatggcaaaggacagagttggagattttgatgttggagtttgatgctggagtcttgagctgggaagtaagcacacaggaaagagaagccagccccaggaagagaggacctgagccaggagaagaacacagaagaatagaggcggctccttagacatggcagaaaccccggggagagagacagagccatttgcctcatAGTCTATGGaggaccttgtggagaaaaacgaggagctgagcccagaaataagcaagccctgggaagagaggaacccaggaagcctgaaccctcacagacgtcggcagccatcttgctccaacatgtggaaatagatgttggtgagggaagtaacttacgctttatggcctggtaactaagctcctaccccaaataaatacctttctagacaccaacccatttctggtattttgcatcagcacccctttggctggctaacgCAGGTCCAAGCTGTCAGGCACCAGCACTTCCCTCGATCCCTCCTGGGTAATGCATTTCCCCTCCCGACCTGCCTGAAATGCCCGCCTGCGTCCAGTTCAGTGAAGCCCTCACACATGACGCTGttctctggggacttgctttctggaagcacagaattttccaaaccatcaatttctggtttctttatgcccAGGAGTCAGTTATCAGcatatccctttcctctcacattttacaataagctgcaaggagaaaccagactCTGCTTTCTCCATTTAGTATGGAAatatcctcagctaaatatccaagttgttactttaaattctgccttccatcagtGGGCAGTAAGATAGAAAAGTTAAGACTAACAAGAGtttataaaaacaacagaaaatgttGGTAATGAAATTATCCAAGAAGTAATTTTTTCATAACTGAAAGACACAAATCTTGAGTAAAAGTATCTACCAGTATCCTGCACAAAGAATGATGAAAAAGACATAGCAATTTACATCAGTGAAATATCAGACCATCATTGATAAAGAGCAGATCTGAAAGAGTGAAGACGATGGAATGATGCTTTAAAAATTACAGGGGAGATAATTTTCAACCTAGCTTTTATACCTAGCCAAATGATCGATCAAGTGCAATGGTAGACTATTCACACACGTAAActctcaatttttttcctttacttttcatGAAAATG from Dasypus novemcinctus isolate mDasNov1 chromosome 14, mDasNov1.1.hap2, whole genome shotgun sequence harbors:
- the ZNF696 gene encoding zinc finger protein 696 isoform X2 → MDTCTAVEVTFPAQAPGDSHACESAVEKGVQSTGVTLKQEALEGETMSEPCVEPASAPGLLGVCERKGSAEGPRGGPGGPLMGEESREPGGHEDSVSRPGIARDPGPGTQRRGGGKGRPYQCSTCDRSFKCYSDVVKHQSIHSGEKPYECSDCGKAFIHSSHVVRHQRTHNGERPYVCKECGRAFSQSFNLIRHQRVHTGERPFECAECGKAFGQRSDALKHQRVHTGERLYECGECGKAFIHSSNVVRHQRTHHGENPYECRECGKAFSQSSNLIQHQRVHTGEKPYACRECGRAFSRSSFLSEHRRIHTGEKPYECGECGRAFRALSGFFRHQRVHTGEKPFRCAECGRAFRLSFHLIQHQRVHSRE
- the ZNF696 gene encoding zinc finger protein 696 isoform X1; protein product: MDPGIAGSQSPDDALISQPQHSVEVTFPAQAPGDSHACESAVEKGVQSTGVTLKQEALEGETMSEPCVEPASAPGLLGVCERKGSAEGPRGGPGGPLMGEESREPGGHEDSVSRPGIARDPGPGTQRRGGGKGRPYQCSTCDRSFKCYSDVVKHQSIHSGEKPYECSDCGKAFIHSSHVVRHQRTHNGERPYVCKECGRAFSQSFNLIRHQRVHTGERPFECAECGKAFGQRSDALKHQRVHTGERLYECGECGKAFIHSSNVVRHQRTHHGENPYECRECGKAFSQSSNLIQHQRVHTGEKPYACRECGRAFSRSSFLSEHRRIHTGEKPYECGECGRAFRALSGFFRHQRVHTGEKPFRCAECGRAFRLSFHLIQHQRVHSRE